The sequence below is a genomic window from Lactiplantibacillus plantarum.
TATATCACCTTGGCTTACCATTGAAGTTCATTACCTTCTGACTTTCCCCAATCAAGCTCGTGATCCCTTTTCCCGTCATCTTTCCAATCCTTAAATAGTTCGTGAATATTGGTTGGGTTCTTTTTTATTGGTGTTAAAACAATTGATCCATTTTCAATGGTTATTGTCATATCTTGGTTATCATCTAATTTCAGTTGTTTAATA
It includes:
- a CDS encoding AbrB/MazE/SpoVT family DNA-binding domain-containing protein → MELIKEQTRLAKWGNSKAARIPSQIIKQLKLDDNQDMTITIENGSIVLTPIKKNPTNIHELFKDWKDDGKRDHELDWGKSEGNELQW